The proteins below come from a single Erysipelothrix piscisicarius genomic window:
- the mutM gene encoding bifunctional DNA-formamidopyrimidine glycosylase/DNA-(apurinic or apyrimidinic site) lyase, whose amino-acid sequence MPELPEVETIVRTLEKSLKGKRIISINFIYPKLLETQSEYPLEALEGTYFKDFHRRGKYLWFEMSNGLHWILHLRMEGKFHLYDEVKVPSKHTHCVINFDGGTIHYLDTRKFSRMAVVSDPIRYLETKNLGFEPFDPNLSGDYLYQKIHQSNRVMKTILLDQSIIAGIGNIYADEILFEAQIHPLTTGSKISKKQCDMIVETAQVILMNAIKAGGTTIRSYTSSLNVTGRFQVNLNAYGKAGEPCSRCGKTLERIVVSGRSTVFCGKCQKVRR is encoded by the coding sequence ATGCCTGAGTTACCAGAAGTTGAGACGATTGTACGGACCCTAGAGAAGTCACTGAAAGGAAAACGTATAATTTCAATTAATTTTATTTATCCAAAGCTTCTTGAAACGCAATCGGAGTATCCACTGGAGGCATTAGAAGGAACATATTTTAAGGATTTCCATCGTCGAGGAAAATATTTGTGGTTTGAGATGTCGAATGGTTTACATTGGATTCTGCATTTGAGAATGGAAGGCAAATTTCACCTATACGACGAGGTAAAAGTGCCATCTAAACATACTCATTGCGTTATTAATTTTGATGGAGGAACGATTCACTATCTGGACACGCGGAAATTTTCGCGTATGGCTGTCGTATCGGATCCAATTCGATATTTAGAAACCAAAAATTTAGGATTTGAACCGTTTGACCCTAATTTAAGTGGTGACTATCTATATCAGAAAATTCATCAATCCAATCGTGTTATGAAAACGATCTTACTAGACCAAAGTATTATTGCGGGAATTGGCAATATCTATGCAGATGAGATACTTTTTGAAGCACAAATTCATCCACTTACCACCGGATCAAAAATATCAAAAAAACAGTGTGATATGATTGTTGAGACGGCACAAGTTATTTTGATGAACGCAATCAAGGCGGGTGGAACAACTATTCGTTCTTACACGTCCTCGCTTAATGTTACTGGTCGTTTCCAAGTTAATTTGAATGCCTATGGGAAAGCGGGGGAACCGTGTTCACGATGTGGGAAGACCTTGGAGCGCATTGTAGTATCAGGACGATCAACTGTTTTTTGCGGAAAATGTCAGAAGGTGAGACGATGA
- the coaE gene encoding dephospho-CoA kinase (Dephospho-CoA kinase (CoaE) performs the final step in coenzyme A biosynthesis.), which produces MKIGITGTIGAGKSSVSQYIRDSGYHVYDMDRLTHSFYEPNGILYDYIIALLGSQILETDGTVNRQKMSTILFKNPEMLAELERNVFSEVRVFIEEIIDNEKSIIFFEVPLLFEANMEDLFDSIIMVSADYNTRIQRLLARGMKMEDINLRMNRQYSEIIKEEKSDYILYNNGTLSELNYDTEILIQRIKMEGLKDARSRL; this is translated from the coding sequence ATGAAAATTGGAATAACAGGAACAATTGGGGCAGGTAAATCGAGTGTAAGTCAATATATAAGAGACTCCGGATATCACGTTTATGATATGGATCGTTTGACGCATTCATTTTACGAACCCAATGGTATTTTATATGATTATATTATCGCGCTACTCGGTTCGCAAATTTTAGAAACAGATGGAACCGTAAATCGTCAGAAAATGTCTACCATTCTATTCAAAAATCCGGAAATGCTGGCGGAACTCGAACGAAACGTTTTTTCGGAAGTCAGAGTATTTATTGAGGAGATTATCGATAATGAAAAATCAATAATTTTCTTTGAAGTCCCACTTCTTTTTGAGGCAAATATGGAAGACTTGTTTGACAGCATCATCATGGTGAGTGCAGATTATAATACACGAATTCAAAGACTGTTGGCTCGAGGCATGAAAATGGAAGATATCAACCTTAGAATGAATCGACAGTATTCGGAAATAATCAAGGAAGAAAAATCAGATTATATTTTATATAATAATGGTACACTTTCCGAATTAAATTACGACACTGAGATATTGATACAAAGAATTAAAATGG